The Taeniopygia guttata chromosome 4A, bTaeGut7.mat, whole genome shotgun sequence genome has a segment encoding these proteins:
- the KIF4A gene encoding chromosome-associated kinesin KIF4A isoform X1, producing the protein MVREDEKGIPVRVALRCRPLVPKETGEGCRMCLSFVPGEPQVVVGNDKAFTYDYVFDPSVEQEEVFNTAVSPLVRGIFKGYNATVLAYGQTGSGKTYSMGGTYTANQEHEPSVGVIPRVIKLLFEEKQQRQDWDFVLKVSYLEIYNEDILDLLCPSRERSQISIREDPKEGIKIVGLTERNVTCAQETVSCLEQGNNSRTVGSTAMNSQSSRSHAIFTICIDQKKKNDKNCSFHCKLHLVDLAGSERQKKTKAEGDRLKEGININRGLLCLGNVISALGDENKKGGFVPYRDSKLTRLLQDSLGGNSHTLMIACVSPADSNLEETLNTLRYADRARKIKNKPIVNVDPQAAELHQLKQQVQQLQVLLLQAHGGTLPVALNGLAPSENLQSLMEKNQSLQEENQKLSQGLSEAAGQTAQMLERIILTEQENEKMNAKLEQLQHHAVCKLDLQKLVETVEDEELKENVEVIRNLQQVLAELQSENTATTEDAAELPNSEQDSPGGTEVGQESKRASNEFSTQHALRQAQLSRELLELNKALTLKEALAKKMSQNDSQLGPIQSQYQTNIKDLELEVSNLQKEKEELILALQMAKKDINQAKLSERRRKRLQELEAQIGELKKKLNEQSKLLKLKESTEHTVSKLNQEIREMKQQRVQLMRQMKEDTEKFRQWKQQKDKEVIQLKEKDRKRQYELLKLERDFQKQANVLRRKTEEAAAANKRLKDALQRQKEVADKRKETQNRGMEGIAARVKSWLANEVEVLVSTEEARRHLSDLLEDRKILAKELLQLKEKKDAGENPPPKLRRRTYCLAELQALDTDLSVSKQIESLQTEMELRSAQIADLQQKLLDADNGDRAKQRWDNIATILEAKCALKYLLGELVSSKVQESKLQSGLQQSQASCSDVQKMLMEERNHIAEMETEFQNQILVQEQQHQEKVLYLLSQFQQKEAAEKRLEDSLNEQEKQLQERLRFQEEELEKMREICEKNQELLRENDTLKQKLLLLQVASGQKLRHIQQRPPESPDSSFDYVPPKPKTRRHTTAKPRAPSPEVDVEELLSDPGELEDSDWLPGKAGRGTRKNLMGCSCKGRCGNRQCGCRKQKLACTDGCSCAAATCRNREQGLETTTCEENKRDSEGSLKLEDPTEVKAEESFFQPVCITPTTKVLQDITEQEVLLKLPSTAASLLGRDEESQENQNPFGRKKKRMLSTNISFFSGCTPIKE; encoded by the exons ATGGTGCGGGAGGACGAGAAGGGCATCCCGGTGCGTGTGGCGCTGCGCTGCCGGCCGCTGGTGCCCAAGGAGACCGGCGAGGGCTGCCGGATGTGCCTGTCCTTCGTGCCCGGGGAGCCGCAG GTCGTGGTGGGCAATGACAAAGCCTTCACCTACGACTACGTGTTCGACCCGTCCgtggagcaggaggaggttTTCAACACCGCGGTGTCGCCTCTGGTCCGAGGCATCTTCAAAG gatacaaTGCCACTGTCTTGGCCTATGGACAGACAGGGTCAGGGAAAACCTATTCCATGGGAGGCACCTACACTGCCAACCAGGAGCATGAGCCCAGCGTGGGGGTCATCCCCAGGGTCATCAAGCTGCTCTTTGAGGAGAAACAGCAAAGGCAGGACTGGGACTTCGTCCTCAAAGTTTCCTATTTGGAG ATCTACAACGAGGACATCCTGGACCTGCTGTGCCCTTCCCGAGAGCGCTCCCAGATCAGCATCCGGGAGGATCCCAAGGAAGGCATCAAG ATTGTGGGGCTGACAGAAAGAAATGTCACCTGTGCCCAAGAGACCGtgtcctgcctggagcaggggaaCAACTCCAGAACTGTGGGGTCCACGGCCATGAATTCCCAGTCCTCCAGATCCCATGCCATCTTCACCATCTGCATTgatcagaagaagaaaaatgacaa GAATTGCAGTTTTCACTGCAAGCTGCACCTGGTGGATCTTGCAGGCTCTGAGAGACAAAAGAAGACCAAGGCTGAGGGAGACAGACTCAAAGAAG GAATCAACATCAACAGAGGCCTCCTGTGCCTGGGGAATGTCATCAGTGCTCTGGGAGATGAGAATAAAAAGGGAGGGTTTGTCCCCTACAGAGACTCTAAGCTGACCAGGCTGCTGCAAG acTCCCTGGGTGGGAACAGCCACACGCTGATGATCGCCTGTGTGAGCCCAGCAGATTCCAACCTGGAGGAGACCCTGAACACTCTGCGTTATGCTGACAGGGCCAGGAAGATCAAAAACAAACCCATCGTCAACGTGGACCCCCAGGCAGCTGAGCTGCACCAGCTGAAGCAGCAG gtccagcagctccaggtgttGCTGCTCCAGGCCCATGGAGGGACCCTGCCCGTGGCTCTCAA TGGTTTGGCCCCCTCAGAGAACCTCCAATCCCTGATGGAGAAGAACCAATCCCTGCAGGAGGAGAACCAGAAGCTGAGCCAGGGGCTGAGTGAGGCTGCTGGGCAAACAGCACAGATGCTGGAGAGGATCATCCTG ACAGagcaagaaaatgagaagaTGAATGCAAAActagagcagctccagcaccacgCTGT GTGCAAGTTGGATCTGCAGAAGCTGGTGGAGACTGTGGAAGATGAGGAGTTAAAGGAAAACGTGGAGGTGATCAGGAACCTGCAGCAGgtgctggctgagctgcag AGTGAAAACACTGCCACCACAGAagatgctgcagagctgccaaacTCTGAACAGGATTCTCCAGGT GGAACAGAAGTGGGCCAGGAATCCAAGAGAGCCTCCAACGAATTCAGCACCCAACACGCCCTGCGCCAGGCACAACtctccagggagctgctggagctcaaCAAAGCCCTGACTCTGAAAGAGGCCCTGGCCAAAAAAATGTCTCAAAATGATTCTCAGCTTGGGCCCATTCAGTCCCAGTACCAG ACCAATATCAAGGATCTGGAATTGGAGGTCAGCAActtgcagaaggaaaaggaggaacTGATCCTTGCTCTGCAAATGGCAAAGAAGGACATCAACCAGGCCAA gctgagcgAGCGGCGCCGGAAGaggctccaggagctggaagCACAAATTGGTGAGCTCAAGAAGAAGCTGAATGAGCAATCCAAGCTCCTGAAGCTGAAGGAATCCACGGAGCACACGGTGTCCAAACTGAACCAGGAGATCAGG GAAATGAAGCAGCAAAGGGTGCAGCTGATGCGTCAGATGAAGGAAGACACTGAGAAATTCAGGCagtggaagcagcagaaggacaAGGAAGTGATCCAGCTGAAGGAAAAG GACCGTAAGAGGCAATATGAGCTCCTCAAACTGGAGAGGGATTTCCAGAAACAGGCCAACGTCCTCCGGCGCAAAACAGAGGAG gcagcagctgccaacaAACGCCTCAAGGATGCCCTGCAGAGGCAGAAGGAGGTGGCGGATAAACGGAAGGAGACCCAAAATCGGGGCATGGAAGGAATTGCTGCACGAGTCAAA AGCTGGCTAGCAAATGAAGTCGAGGTTCTTGTCAGCACTGAGGAAGCTCGAAGACACCTGTCAGACCTGCTGGAGGACAGGAAAATCCTGGCAAAAGAGCTCCTTcagctgaaagagaagaaagatgcTGGAGAAAACCCCCCTCCAAAGCTCCGG AGGCGCACCTACTGCCTGGCGGAGCTGCAGGCTCTGGACACGGATCTCTCTGTCTCCAAGCAGATTGAGAGCCTGCAAACAGAGATGGAGCTCAG GAGTGCCCAGATTGCAGATCTGCAGCAGAAACTCCTGGATGCAGACAATGGAGATCGGGCCAAGCAGCGCTGGGACAACATTGCCACCATCCTGGAGGCCAAATGTGCTCTGAAGTATCTCCTGGGAGAG CTGGTCTCCTCCAAAGTGCAGGAGAGCAAACTGCAGAGCGGCCTGCAACAGAGCCAGGCCAGCTGCTCTGATGTGCAGAAGATGCTGATGGAAGAGAGAAACCACATAGCAGAGATGGAGACAGAGTTCCAAAATCAGATTTTGGTGCAGGAACAACAACACCAGGAAAAG GTTCTGTACCTGCTCAGCCAGTTCCAGCagaaggaagcagcagagaagaGATTGGAAGATTCCCTGAATGAGCAGGAGAAACAACTGCAGGAGCGACTGCGGTTCCAG gaggaagagctggaaaaaaTGAGGGAGATCTGTGAGAAGAACCAGGAACTCCTCCGTGAAAATGACACTCTGAAACAG AAACTGCTGCTCCTCCAAGTTGCCAGTGGCCAGAAGCTCCGGCACATCCAGCAAAGGCCACCTGAGTCTCCAGACTCTTCTTTTGATTATGTTCCACCCAAA CCCAAGACCCGCCGGCACACGACGGCCAAGCCCCGAGCACCCAGCCCCGAGGTGGATGTGGAGGAGCTGCTCTCTGACCCTGGGGAGCTGGAGGATTCTGACTGGCTTCCTGGGAAAGCAGGCAGAGGAACGAGAAAAAACCTCATGGGG TGCTCGTGCAAGGGCCGCTGTGGGAACAGGCAGTGCGGCTGCAGGAAGCAGAAGTTGGCATGCACCGACGGCTGCAGCTGCGCCGCGGCCACGTGCAGGAACAGGGAGCAGGGTCTg GAAACCACAACatgtgaggaaaacaaaagggaCTCAGAAGGGTCCTTGAAGCTGGAAGACCCCACGGAGGTGAAAGCAGAAGAGAGCTTCTTCCAGCCCGTGTGCATCACTCCAACCACCAAG GTCCTGCAGGACATCAcagagcaggaggtgctccTGAAgcttcccagcactgctgcctccctgctcgGGAGGGATGAGGAGTCCCAGGAGAACCAGAACCCCTttgggaggaagaagaagaggatgTTGAGCACCAACATCAGCTTCTTCTCAGGCTGCACCCCCATCAAGGAGTAG
- the KIF4A gene encoding chromosome-associated kinesin KIF4A isoform X2, with the protein MVREDEKGIPVRVALRCRPLVPKETGEGCRMCLSFVPGEPQVVVGNDKAFTYDYVFDPSVEQEEVFNTAVSPLVRGIFKGYNATVLAYGQTGSGKTYSMGGTYTANQEHEPSVGVIPRVIKLLFEEKQQRQDWDFVLKVSYLEIYNEDILDLLCPSRERSQISIREDPKEGIKIVGLTERNVTCAQETVSCLEQGNNSRTVGSTAMNSQSSRSHAIFTICIDQKKKNDKNCSFHCKLHLVDLAGSERQKKTKAEGDRLKEGININRGLLCLGNVISALGDENKKGGFVPYRDSKLTRLLQDSLGGNSHTLMIACVSPADSNLEETLNTLRYADRARKIKNKPIVNVDPQAAELHQLKQQVQQLQVLLLQAHGGTLPVALNGLAPSENLQSLMEKNQSLQEENQKLSQGLSEAAGQTAQMLERIILTEQENEKMNAKLEQLQHHAVCKLDLQKLVETVEDEELKENVEVIRNLQQVLAELQSENTATTEDAAELPNSEQDSPGGTEVGQESKRASNEFSTQHALRQAQLSRELLELNKALTLKEALAKKMSQNDSQLGPIQSQYQTNIKDLELEVSNLQKEKEELILALQMAKKDINQAKLSERRRKRLQELEAQIGELKKKLNEQSKLLKLKESTEHTVSKLNQEIREMKQQRVQLMRQMKEDTEKFRQWKQQKDKEVIQLKEKDRKRQYELLKLERDFQKQANVLRRKTEEAAAANKRLKDALQRQKEVADKRKETQNRGMEGIAARVKSWLANEVEVLVSTEEARRHLSDLLEDRKILAKELLQLKEKKDAGENPPPKLRRRTYCLAELQALDTDLSVSKQIESLQTEMELRSAQIADLQQKLLDADNGDRAKQRWDNIATILEAKCALKYLLGELVSSKVQESKLQSGLQQSQASCSDVQKMLMEERNHIAEMETEFQNQILVQEQQHQEKVLYLLSQFQQKEAAEKRLEDSLNEQEKQLQERLRFQEEELEKMREICEKNQELLRENDTLKQKLLLLQVASGQKLRHIQQRPPESPDSSFDYVPPKPKTRRHTTAKPRAPSPEVDVEELLSDPGELEDSDWLPGKAGRGTRKNLMGETTTCEENKRDSEGSLKLEDPTEVKAEESFFQPVCITPTTKVLQDITEQEVLLKLPSTAASLLGRDEESQENQNPFGRKKKRMLSTNISFFSGCTPIKE; encoded by the exons ATGGTGCGGGAGGACGAGAAGGGCATCCCGGTGCGTGTGGCGCTGCGCTGCCGGCCGCTGGTGCCCAAGGAGACCGGCGAGGGCTGCCGGATGTGCCTGTCCTTCGTGCCCGGGGAGCCGCAG GTCGTGGTGGGCAATGACAAAGCCTTCACCTACGACTACGTGTTCGACCCGTCCgtggagcaggaggaggttTTCAACACCGCGGTGTCGCCTCTGGTCCGAGGCATCTTCAAAG gatacaaTGCCACTGTCTTGGCCTATGGACAGACAGGGTCAGGGAAAACCTATTCCATGGGAGGCACCTACACTGCCAACCAGGAGCATGAGCCCAGCGTGGGGGTCATCCCCAGGGTCATCAAGCTGCTCTTTGAGGAGAAACAGCAAAGGCAGGACTGGGACTTCGTCCTCAAAGTTTCCTATTTGGAG ATCTACAACGAGGACATCCTGGACCTGCTGTGCCCTTCCCGAGAGCGCTCCCAGATCAGCATCCGGGAGGATCCCAAGGAAGGCATCAAG ATTGTGGGGCTGACAGAAAGAAATGTCACCTGTGCCCAAGAGACCGtgtcctgcctggagcaggggaaCAACTCCAGAACTGTGGGGTCCACGGCCATGAATTCCCAGTCCTCCAGATCCCATGCCATCTTCACCATCTGCATTgatcagaagaagaaaaatgacaa GAATTGCAGTTTTCACTGCAAGCTGCACCTGGTGGATCTTGCAGGCTCTGAGAGACAAAAGAAGACCAAGGCTGAGGGAGACAGACTCAAAGAAG GAATCAACATCAACAGAGGCCTCCTGTGCCTGGGGAATGTCATCAGTGCTCTGGGAGATGAGAATAAAAAGGGAGGGTTTGTCCCCTACAGAGACTCTAAGCTGACCAGGCTGCTGCAAG acTCCCTGGGTGGGAACAGCCACACGCTGATGATCGCCTGTGTGAGCCCAGCAGATTCCAACCTGGAGGAGACCCTGAACACTCTGCGTTATGCTGACAGGGCCAGGAAGATCAAAAACAAACCCATCGTCAACGTGGACCCCCAGGCAGCTGAGCTGCACCAGCTGAAGCAGCAG gtccagcagctccaggtgttGCTGCTCCAGGCCCATGGAGGGACCCTGCCCGTGGCTCTCAA TGGTTTGGCCCCCTCAGAGAACCTCCAATCCCTGATGGAGAAGAACCAATCCCTGCAGGAGGAGAACCAGAAGCTGAGCCAGGGGCTGAGTGAGGCTGCTGGGCAAACAGCACAGATGCTGGAGAGGATCATCCTG ACAGagcaagaaaatgagaagaTGAATGCAAAActagagcagctccagcaccacgCTGT GTGCAAGTTGGATCTGCAGAAGCTGGTGGAGACTGTGGAAGATGAGGAGTTAAAGGAAAACGTGGAGGTGATCAGGAACCTGCAGCAGgtgctggctgagctgcag AGTGAAAACACTGCCACCACAGAagatgctgcagagctgccaaacTCTGAACAGGATTCTCCAGGT GGAACAGAAGTGGGCCAGGAATCCAAGAGAGCCTCCAACGAATTCAGCACCCAACACGCCCTGCGCCAGGCACAACtctccagggagctgctggagctcaaCAAAGCCCTGACTCTGAAAGAGGCCCTGGCCAAAAAAATGTCTCAAAATGATTCTCAGCTTGGGCCCATTCAGTCCCAGTACCAG ACCAATATCAAGGATCTGGAATTGGAGGTCAGCAActtgcagaaggaaaaggaggaacTGATCCTTGCTCTGCAAATGGCAAAGAAGGACATCAACCAGGCCAA gctgagcgAGCGGCGCCGGAAGaggctccaggagctggaagCACAAATTGGTGAGCTCAAGAAGAAGCTGAATGAGCAATCCAAGCTCCTGAAGCTGAAGGAATCCACGGAGCACACGGTGTCCAAACTGAACCAGGAGATCAGG GAAATGAAGCAGCAAAGGGTGCAGCTGATGCGTCAGATGAAGGAAGACACTGAGAAATTCAGGCagtggaagcagcagaaggacaAGGAAGTGATCCAGCTGAAGGAAAAG GACCGTAAGAGGCAATATGAGCTCCTCAAACTGGAGAGGGATTTCCAGAAACAGGCCAACGTCCTCCGGCGCAAAACAGAGGAG gcagcagctgccaacaAACGCCTCAAGGATGCCCTGCAGAGGCAGAAGGAGGTGGCGGATAAACGGAAGGAGACCCAAAATCGGGGCATGGAAGGAATTGCTGCACGAGTCAAA AGCTGGCTAGCAAATGAAGTCGAGGTTCTTGTCAGCACTGAGGAAGCTCGAAGACACCTGTCAGACCTGCTGGAGGACAGGAAAATCCTGGCAAAAGAGCTCCTTcagctgaaagagaagaaagatgcTGGAGAAAACCCCCCTCCAAAGCTCCGG AGGCGCACCTACTGCCTGGCGGAGCTGCAGGCTCTGGACACGGATCTCTCTGTCTCCAAGCAGATTGAGAGCCTGCAAACAGAGATGGAGCTCAG GAGTGCCCAGATTGCAGATCTGCAGCAGAAACTCCTGGATGCAGACAATGGAGATCGGGCCAAGCAGCGCTGGGACAACATTGCCACCATCCTGGAGGCCAAATGTGCTCTGAAGTATCTCCTGGGAGAG CTGGTCTCCTCCAAAGTGCAGGAGAGCAAACTGCAGAGCGGCCTGCAACAGAGCCAGGCCAGCTGCTCTGATGTGCAGAAGATGCTGATGGAAGAGAGAAACCACATAGCAGAGATGGAGACAGAGTTCCAAAATCAGATTTTGGTGCAGGAACAACAACACCAGGAAAAG GTTCTGTACCTGCTCAGCCAGTTCCAGCagaaggaagcagcagagaagaGATTGGAAGATTCCCTGAATGAGCAGGAGAAACAACTGCAGGAGCGACTGCGGTTCCAG gaggaagagctggaaaaaaTGAGGGAGATCTGTGAGAAGAACCAGGAACTCCTCCGTGAAAATGACACTCTGAAACAG AAACTGCTGCTCCTCCAAGTTGCCAGTGGCCAGAAGCTCCGGCACATCCAGCAAAGGCCACCTGAGTCTCCAGACTCTTCTTTTGATTATGTTCCACCCAAA CCCAAGACCCGCCGGCACACGACGGCCAAGCCCCGAGCACCCAGCCCCGAGGTGGATGTGGAGGAGCTGCTCTCTGACCCTGGGGAGCTGGAGGATTCTGACTGGCTTCCTGGGAAAGCAGGCAGAGGAACGAGAAAAAACCTCATGGGG GAAACCACAACatgtgaggaaaacaaaagggaCTCAGAAGGGTCCTTGAAGCTGGAAGACCCCACGGAGGTGAAAGCAGAAGAGAGCTTCTTCCAGCCCGTGTGCATCACTCCAACCACCAAG GTCCTGCAGGACATCAcagagcaggaggtgctccTGAAgcttcccagcactgctgcctccctgctcgGGAGGGATGAGGAGTCCCAGGAGAACCAGAACCCCTttgggaggaagaagaagaggatgTTGAGCACCAACATCAGCTTCTTCTCAGGCTGCACCCCCATCAAGGAGTAG
- the KIF4A gene encoding chromosome-associated kinesin KIF4A isoform X4, whose product MSRRPAMVREDEKGIPVRVALRCRPLVPKETGEGCRMCLSFVPGEPQVVVGNDKAFTYDYVFDPSVEQEEVFNTAVSPLVRGIFKGYNATVLAYGQTGSGKTYSMGGTYTANQEHEPSVGVIPRVIKLLFEEKQQRQDWDFVLKVSYLEIYNEDILDLLCPSRERSQISIREDPKEGIKIVGLTERNVTCAQETVSCLEQGNNSRTVGSTAMNSQSSRSHAIFTICIDQKKKNDKNCSFHCKLHLVDLAGSERQKKTKAEGDRLKEGININRGLLCLGNVISALGDENKKGGFVPYRDSKLTRLLQDSLGGNSHTLMIACVSPADSNLEETLNTLRYADRARKIKNKPIVNVDPQAAELHQLKQQVQQLQVLLLQAHGGTLPVALNGLAPSENLQSLMEKNQSLQEENQKLSQGLSEAAGQTAQMLERIILTEQENEKMNAKLEQLQHHAVCKLDLQKLVETVEDEELKENVEVIRNLQQVLAELQSENTATTEDAAELPNSEQDSPGGTEVGQESKRASNEFSTQHALRQAQLSRELLELNKALTLKEALAKKMSQNDSQLGPIQSQYQTNIKDLELEVSNLQKEKEELILALQMAKKDINQAKLSERRRKRLQELEAQIGELKKKLNEQSKLLKLKESTEHTVSKLNQEIREMKQQRVQLMRQMKEDTEKFRQWKQQKDKEVIQLKEKDRKRQYELLKLERDFQKQANVLRRKTEEAAAANKRLKDALQRQKEVADKRKETQNRGMEGIAARVKSWLANEVEVLVSTEEARRHLSDLLEDRKILAKELLQLKEKKDAGENPPPKLRRRTYCLAELQALDTDLSVSKQIESLQTEMELRSAQIADLQQKLLDADNGDRAKQRWDNIATILEAKCALKYLLGELVSSKVQESKLQSGLQQSQASCSDVQKMLMEERNHIAEMETEFQNQILVQEQQHQEKVLYLLSQFQQKEAAEKRLEDSLNEQEKQLQERLRFQEEELEKMREICEKNQELLRENDTLKQKLLLLQVASGQKLRHIQQRPPESPDSSFDYVPPKPKTRRHTTAKPRAPSPEVDVEELLSDPGELEDSDWLPGKAGRGTRKNLMGCSCKGRCGNRQCGCRKQKLACTDGCSCAAATCRNREQGLETTTCEENKRDSEGSLKLEDPTEVKAEESFFQPVCITPTTKVLQDITEQEVLLKLPSTAASLLGRDEESQENQNPFGRKKKRMLSTNISFFSGCTPIKE is encoded by the exons ATGTCCCGCAGGCCGGCCATGGTGCGGGAGGACGAGAAGGGCATCCCGGTGCGTGTGGCGCTGCGCTGCCGGCCGCTGGTGCCCAAGGAGACCGGCGAGGGCTGCCGGATGTGCCTGTCCTTCGTGCCCGGGGAGCCGCAG GTCGTGGTGGGCAATGACAAAGCCTTCACCTACGACTACGTGTTCGACCCGTCCgtggagcaggaggaggttTTCAACACCGCGGTGTCGCCTCTGGTCCGAGGCATCTTCAAAG gatacaaTGCCACTGTCTTGGCCTATGGACAGACAGGGTCAGGGAAAACCTATTCCATGGGAGGCACCTACACTGCCAACCAGGAGCATGAGCCCAGCGTGGGGGTCATCCCCAGGGTCATCAAGCTGCTCTTTGAGGAGAAACAGCAAAGGCAGGACTGGGACTTCGTCCTCAAAGTTTCCTATTTGGAG ATCTACAACGAGGACATCCTGGACCTGCTGTGCCCTTCCCGAGAGCGCTCCCAGATCAGCATCCGGGAGGATCCCAAGGAAGGCATCAAG ATTGTGGGGCTGACAGAAAGAAATGTCACCTGTGCCCAAGAGACCGtgtcctgcctggagcaggggaaCAACTCCAGAACTGTGGGGTCCACGGCCATGAATTCCCAGTCCTCCAGATCCCATGCCATCTTCACCATCTGCATTgatcagaagaagaaaaatgacaa GAATTGCAGTTTTCACTGCAAGCTGCACCTGGTGGATCTTGCAGGCTCTGAGAGACAAAAGAAGACCAAGGCTGAGGGAGACAGACTCAAAGAAG GAATCAACATCAACAGAGGCCTCCTGTGCCTGGGGAATGTCATCAGTGCTCTGGGAGATGAGAATAAAAAGGGAGGGTTTGTCCCCTACAGAGACTCTAAGCTGACCAGGCTGCTGCAAG acTCCCTGGGTGGGAACAGCCACACGCTGATGATCGCCTGTGTGAGCCCAGCAGATTCCAACCTGGAGGAGACCCTGAACACTCTGCGTTATGCTGACAGGGCCAGGAAGATCAAAAACAAACCCATCGTCAACGTGGACCCCCAGGCAGCTGAGCTGCACCAGCTGAAGCAGCAG gtccagcagctccaggtgttGCTGCTCCAGGCCCATGGAGGGACCCTGCCCGTGGCTCTCAA TGGTTTGGCCCCCTCAGAGAACCTCCAATCCCTGATGGAGAAGAACCAATCCCTGCAGGAGGAGAACCAGAAGCTGAGCCAGGGGCTGAGTGAGGCTGCTGGGCAAACAGCACAGATGCTGGAGAGGATCATCCTG ACAGagcaagaaaatgagaagaTGAATGCAAAActagagcagctccagcaccacgCTGT GTGCAAGTTGGATCTGCAGAAGCTGGTGGAGACTGTGGAAGATGAGGAGTTAAAGGAAAACGTGGAGGTGATCAGGAACCTGCAGCAGgtgctggctgagctgcag AGTGAAAACACTGCCACCACAGAagatgctgcagagctgccaaacTCTGAACAGGATTCTCCAGGT GGAACAGAAGTGGGCCAGGAATCCAAGAGAGCCTCCAACGAATTCAGCACCCAACACGCCCTGCGCCAGGCACAACtctccagggagctgctggagctcaaCAAAGCCCTGACTCTGAAAGAGGCCCTGGCCAAAAAAATGTCTCAAAATGATTCTCAGCTTGGGCCCATTCAGTCCCAGTACCAG ACCAATATCAAGGATCTGGAATTGGAGGTCAGCAActtgcagaaggaaaaggaggaacTGATCCTTGCTCTGCAAATGGCAAAGAAGGACATCAACCAGGCCAA gctgagcgAGCGGCGCCGGAAGaggctccaggagctggaagCACAAATTGGTGAGCTCAAGAAGAAGCTGAATGAGCAATCCAAGCTCCTGAAGCTGAAGGAATCCACGGAGCACACGGTGTCCAAACTGAACCAGGAGATCAGG GAAATGAAGCAGCAAAGGGTGCAGCTGATGCGTCAGATGAAGGAAGACACTGAGAAATTCAGGCagtggaagcagcagaaggacaAGGAAGTGATCCAGCTGAAGGAAAAG GACCGTAAGAGGCAATATGAGCTCCTCAAACTGGAGAGGGATTTCCAGAAACAGGCCAACGTCCTCCGGCGCAAAACAGAGGAG gcagcagctgccaacaAACGCCTCAAGGATGCCCTGCAGAGGCAGAAGGAGGTGGCGGATAAACGGAAGGAGACCCAAAATCGGGGCATGGAAGGAATTGCTGCACGAGTCAAA AGCTGGCTAGCAAATGAAGTCGAGGTTCTTGTCAGCACTGAGGAAGCTCGAAGACACCTGTCAGACCTGCTGGAGGACAGGAAAATCCTGGCAAAAGAGCTCCTTcagctgaaagagaagaaagatgcTGGAGAAAACCCCCCTCCAAAGCTCCGG AGGCGCACCTACTGCCTGGCGGAGCTGCAGGCTCTGGACACGGATCTCTCTGTCTCCAAGCAGATTGAGAGCCTGCAAACAGAGATGGAGCTCAG GAGTGCCCAGATTGCAGATCTGCAGCAGAAACTCCTGGATGCAGACAATGGAGATCGGGCCAAGCAGCGCTGGGACAACATTGCCACCATCCTGGAGGCCAAATGTGCTCTGAAGTATCTCCTGGGAGAG CTGGTCTCCTCCAAAGTGCAGGAGAGCAAACTGCAGAGCGGCCTGCAACAGAGCCAGGCCAGCTGCTCTGATGTGCAGAAGATGCTGATGGAAGAGAGAAACCACATAGCAGAGATGGAGACAGAGTTCCAAAATCAGATTTTGGTGCAGGAACAACAACACCAGGAAAAG GTTCTGTACCTGCTCAGCCAGTTCCAGCagaaggaagcagcagagaagaGATTGGAAGATTCCCTGAATGAGCAGGAGAAACAACTGCAGGAGCGACTGCGGTTCCAG gaggaagagctggaaaaaaTGAGGGAGATCTGTGAGAAGAACCAGGAACTCCTCCGTGAAAATGACACTCTGAAACAG AAACTGCTGCTCCTCCAAGTTGCCAGTGGCCAGAAGCTCCGGCACATCCAGCAAAGGCCACCTGAGTCTCCAGACTCTTCTTTTGATTATGTTCCACCCAAA CCCAAGACCCGCCGGCACACGACGGCCAAGCCCCGAGCACCCAGCCCCGAGGTGGATGTGGAGGAGCTGCTCTCTGACCCTGGGGAGCTGGAGGATTCTGACTGGCTTCCTGGGAAAGCAGGCAGAGGAACGAGAAAAAACCTCATGGGG TGCTCGTGCAAGGGCCGCTGTGGGAACAGGCAGTGCGGCTGCAGGAAGCAGAAGTTGGCATGCACCGACGGCTGCAGCTGCGCCGCGGCCACGTGCAGGAACAGGGAGCAGGGTCTg GAAACCACAACatgtgaggaaaacaaaagggaCTCAGAAGGGTCCTTGAAGCTGGAAGACCCCACGGAGGTGAAAGCAGAAGAGAGCTTCTTCCAGCCCGTGTGCATCACTCCAACCACCAAG GTCCTGCAGGACATCAcagagcaggaggtgctccTGAAgcttcccagcactgctgcctccctgctcgGGAGGGATGAGGAGTCCCAGGAGAACCAGAACCCCTttgggaggaagaagaagaggatgTTGAGCACCAACATCAGCTTCTTCTCAGGCTGCACCCCCATCAAGGAGTAG